A genomic segment from Malaclemys terrapin pileata isolate rMalTer1 chromosome 1, rMalTer1.hap1, whole genome shotgun sequence encodes:
- the LOC128834252 gene encoding uncharacterized protein LOC128834252: MALFGQLLEPHGYLQSLRSLVLGVVAQLQGTATPEELEFVRRELELLDRELAGGPGLLDDAEVGRYEDCVAAVYGQLGAAVRAGSAHAPREKELFLQSCAQYELERQLLGLCRRAQGVSVLTGRPALLEQAVQAHRPRRWQMAQFCQKLNLVVGAGLLCLLCEAGLTGRDGTLLLGRWAGRMGALHQRMKEAVGRCAAYFQGQAQEDLAGILAQVPLPGPAEVAAKVLTKLEKNYDWLRWAVMAWGGEPQPGPDGEPQPGPDGDQVLAQGNYITGQAACGLKVVACYSESPSSLDKGRTHQLIGDLEWKLPNPPPEVYASLEAEPARARGYLAQRMLQKLGEGLGPGVTVHVVPGKLEMRSNFPPAACLLHEYRHRLASGTVCIFG; this comes from the coding sequence ATGGCGCTCTTTGGGCAGCTCCTGGAGCCCCACGGCTACCTGCAGTCTCTGCGCTCGCTGGTGCTGGGCGTGGTGGCGCAGCTGCAGGGCACGGCCACGCCCGAGGAGCTGGAGTTCGTGCGgcgggagctggagctgctggacCGGGAGCTGGCGGGGGGCCCGGGGCTGCTGGATGACGCGGAGGTGGGGCGCTACGAGGACTGCGTGGCTGCCGTGTACGGGCAGCTGGGGGCGGCCGTGCGGGCGGGCAGTGCCCACGCCCCGCGCGAGAAGGAGCTTTTCCTGCAGAGCTGCGCCCAGTACGAGCTggagcggcagctgctggggctgtgCCGGCGGGCGCAGGGCGTCTCCGTGCTGACCGGGCGGCCGGCGCTGCTGGAGCAGGCGGTCCAGGCCCACCGGCCCCGCCGCTGGCAGATGGCTCAGTTCTGCCAGAAACTCAACCTGGTGGTGGGCGCGGGGCTGCTGTGTCTGCTGTGCGAGGCCGGACTGACGGGGCGGGACGGGACCCTGCTGCTGGGCCGCTGGGCCGGCCGCATGGGGGCGCTGCACCAGCGCATGAAGGAGGCCGTGGGCCGGTGCGCCGCCTACTTCCAGGGGCAGGCGCAGGAGGACCTGGCCGGCATCCTGGCCCAGGtcccgctgcctggccccgccgAGGTGGCCGCCAAGGTCCTCACGAAGCTGGAGAAGAACTACGACTGGCTGCGCTGGGCGGTGATGGCGTGGGGCGgggagccgcagcctggcccggACGGGGAGCCGCAGCCCGGCCCTGACGGGGACCAGGTGCTAGCCCAGGGCAACTACATCACGGGCCAGGCGGCCTGCGGGCTCAAGGTGGTAGCCTGCTACAGTGAGAGCCCCTCCTCGCTGGACAAGGGCCGCACCCACCAGCTGATCGGGGATCTGGAGTGGAAGCTGCCCAACCCGCCGCCCGAGGTCTATGCCAGCCTGGAGGCCGAGCCAGCCCGGGCCCGTGGCTACCTAGCCCAGCGCATGCTGCAGAAgctgggtgaggggctggggcctggcgtCACCGTCCACGTGGTGCCTGGCAAGCTGGAGATGAGGAGCAACTTCCCGCCGGCCGCCTGCCTGCTGCACGAATACCGACACCGCCTGGCCTCCGGCACCGTCTGCATCTTCGGCTGA